One part of the Geoanaerobacter pelophilus genome encodes these proteins:
- a CDS encoding DMT family protein, with amino-acid sequence MRTVLLLVISNIFMTFAWYAHLRNLRTRHWLIAVLVSWSIAFFEYLVQVPANRIGYEKFSLAQLKIVQEVITLVVFIPFAVWYMGTPLKLDYLWAGCCLAGAVFFIFR; translated from the coding sequence TTGAGGACGGTTCTCCTGCTGGTCATCTCGAACATTTTCATGACCTTTGCCTGGTACGCGCACCTAAGGAATCTCCGGACCAGACACTGGCTGATCGCGGTTCTGGTAAGCTGGTCAATCGCCTTTTTCGAGTATCTGGTACAGGTTCCCGCCAACCGGATCGGTTATGAAAAGTTTTCCCTGGCGCAATTGAAGATAGTGCAGGAGGTTATTACCCTGGTTGTTTTCATCCCTTTTGCCGTCTGGTACATGGGGACGCCGCTGAAACTGGATTATCTATGGGCAGGGTGTTGCCTTGCCGGAGCAGTTTTCTTTATTTTCAGATAA
- a CDS encoding A-adding tRNA nucleotidyltransferase, with protein sequence MDVITTHLNADFDCLGAMIAAHKLYPEALMVFSGSQEKSMRDFFLKSSSYVLNFTRFKDLDLGKVTRLILVDCQHSSRIGRFAELLERPGIAIHIYDHHPESSGDIKMSGGIIRDCGSSTAILCRILEEREIAITPIEATLMMLGIYEDTGSLTFVSTTEDDFMAAAWLLRQGGSLSTVGDFMTQELTSDQVSLLNDLLKSLQSITLNGVEVSIAHSSVDYYIGDIAILAHMMRDMENLEALFLVVEMGNRVYIVARSRIPEVNVGDVLRDLGGGGHATAASATIKELTLIQVLSNLEKSLRQKVNPRRVARDIMSSPVKTMTADTLIAAARELLTRYNVNAMPVMSGNKMIGIISRRIVEKALYHSLGQLPVSEYMHTEFLRTSPDTPIQDIQEYFIRQNRRFAPVFAKEELIGVITRTDLLRSMYAGEALYDLAREDIPTKSKELARQMKGRLSPRVLQILSSAGKIGDELDLQVYAVGGFVRDLLLGTENLDIDITVEGDGILFAETFASRFGCRCKGHIKFGTAVIVFPDGFKIDVASTRLEYYETPAALPVVERSSLKMDLYRRDFTINTLAIQLNQSDFGLLIDYFGAQRDLQEQNIRVLHNLSFVEDPTRVFRAIRFEQRLGFHIARHTENLIKNAVKMDFLHKLGGKRLLSELVIIFKERDPFGAVERMANLGLLRFIHPVLKLDAMNRRLLEEVKPVISWFELLFLDRKYEKWVVYFLALCEILTHDEFIEVCKRLAVSEHYREKLAEMRRLGERVLDAFNRRGAKCRPLQPSEIYRLFNDLAVEVLLYLMARTKSEEAKKALSLYFTKLQGVHTILTGDDILALGVARGPMVGELLEQLLAARLNGAVMSRDDELNFIRQAIVNNVVFSQQDTGPCSES encoded by the coding sequence ATGGATGTCATAACCACCCACCTCAATGCCGATTTTGACTGCCTCGGCGCCATGATTGCCGCACACAAGCTGTACCCGGAAGCCCTTATGGTCTTTTCCGGCTCTCAGGAAAAATCGATGCGTGATTTTTTCCTGAAATCCTCCAGCTATGTCCTTAACTTCACCCGTTTCAAAGACCTGGACCTGGGGAAGGTAACCAGGCTTATTCTGGTGGATTGTCAACACTCCTCGCGTATCGGCCGCTTTGCTGAGCTGCTCGAACGGCCCGGCATTGCAATCCACATCTATGATCATCACCCCGAGTCATCGGGAGATATAAAAATGAGCGGTGGGATAATCAGGGATTGCGGCTCATCCACAGCTATCCTGTGCCGGATTCTCGAAGAACGCGAGATTGCGATCACGCCGATTGAAGCAACCCTGATGATGCTGGGAATATATGAGGATACCGGCAGCCTGACGTTCGTATCCACCACTGAAGACGATTTTATGGCAGCTGCCTGGCTGTTACGCCAAGGTGGCAGCCTGAGCACGGTCGGCGATTTCATGACCCAGGAACTGACCTCGGATCAGGTGTCGTTGCTCAATGACCTCCTGAAATCCCTGCAGTCCATCACCTTAAACGGTGTGGAGGTCTCAATTGCCCATTCTTCCGTTGATTACTACATCGGTGATATTGCGATTCTCGCCCATATGATGCGCGACATGGAAAACCTCGAAGCCTTGTTCCTGGTGGTTGAGATGGGTAACCGGGTTTATATCGTTGCCCGAAGCAGGATACCGGAAGTAAATGTCGGCGATGTGCTGCGCGATCTGGGCGGTGGCGGGCATGCTACTGCAGCCTCGGCAACTATCAAGGAGCTGACGCTGATCCAGGTATTGTCGAATCTTGAAAAGTCTCTCCGACAAAAAGTAAACCCCAGGCGGGTGGCTCGCGACATAATGTCTTCTCCTGTGAAGACTATGACTGCGGACACCCTTATTGCTGCAGCGCGTGAACTGTTGACGCGTTACAATGTCAATGCCATGCCGGTCATGTCCGGGAATAAGATGATCGGCATCATCTCCCGCAGGATAGTGGAGAAGGCGCTCTATCACAGTTTGGGGCAGCTGCCGGTGTCCGAATATATGCACACGGAATTCCTGAGAACCTCTCCAGACACTCCTATTCAGGATATCCAGGAATACTTTATCCGCCAGAACCGCCGTTTTGCCCCGGTATTCGCAAAAGAAGAACTGATCGGCGTGATAACTCGAACAGACCTGCTTCGCTCCATGTATGCCGGAGAGGCGCTATACGACCTGGCGCGCGAAGATATCCCGACCAAGAGCAAGGAGCTAGCCCGGCAGATGAAGGGGAGACTCTCTCCACGGGTGCTGCAGATCCTCAGTAGTGCCGGTAAAATCGGCGATGAGCTGGATCTTCAGGTCTATGCGGTTGGTGGTTTTGTCAGGGACCTGCTACTCGGTACCGAAAACCTTGATATCGATATTACCGTGGAAGGTGATGGAATCCTCTTTGCCGAAACTTTTGCCTCCCGCTTCGGTTGCCGCTGCAAAGGGCATATTAAATTCGGCACGGCAGTGATTGTCTTTCCGGACGGCTTCAAGATTGATGTGGCAAGCACCCGGCTGGAGTATTACGAGACACCGGCAGCACTGCCGGTTGTCGAACGATCATCCCTGAAAATGGATCTTTACCGCCGCGACTTTACCATTAATACCTTGGCCATCCAGCTGAATCAAAGCGATTTCGGGTTGCTTATCGATTATTTCGGCGCGCAACGTGATCTCCAGGAACAAAATATCAGGGTTTTGCACAACTTATCGTTTGTTGAGGATCCCACCCGCGTATTCAGGGCAATACGTTTTGAGCAGCGGCTTGGGTTTCACATTGCCAGGCACACCGAAAACCTGATCAAGAATGCCGTTAAGATGGATTTTCTCCATAAATTGGGAGGCAAGCGCCTGCTCAGTGAACTGGTAATTATCTTCAAGGAGCGTGATCCGTTCGGCGCGGTTGAGCGGATGGCAAACCTCGGATTATTGCGGTTCATTCACCCGGTTTTAAAACTGGACGCAATGAACCGCAGGCTGTTAGAAGAGGTGAAGCCGGTAATTTCCTGGTTTGAGCTGCTGTTTCTCGATAGAAAATACGAAAAATGGGTGGTTTACTTTCTTGCCTTGTGTGAAATACTGACCCATGATGAATTCATAGAGGTCTGCAAGAGACTGGCAGTAAGTGAACACTATCGGGAAAAGTTGGCTGAAATGAGGCGGCTAGGGGAGCGGGTACTGGATGCCTTCAATCGCAGGGGGGCAAAATGTCGCCCGTTGCAGCCCAGCGAAATTTATCGCCTGTTTAACGACCTGGCGGTCGAGGTGTTGCTTTACCTGATGGCCCGCACCAAGAGCGAGGAGGCCAAAAAGGCCCTGTCCCTATACTTCACCAAACTGCAAGGGGTACATACCATCCTTACCGGTGATGACATTCTGGCGCTAGGCGTAGCGAGGGGGCCAATGGTCGGAGAACTGCTTGAGCAACTGCTTGCGGCTCGCCTCAATGGTGCGGTGATGAGCAGAGATGATGAACTGAACTTCATAAGGCAGGCAATCGTGAATAATGTAGTTTTTTCGCAACAGGACACTGGGCCGTGCAGTGAGTCGTAA
- the carB gene encoding carbamoyl-phosphate synthase large subunit, translated as MPKRTDIKKILIIGAGPIVIGQACEFDYSGTQACKALKEEGFEVVLLNSNPATIMTDPDFADRTYVEPVTPEILAKIIEKERPDAILPTLGGQTALNTAVAVAEMGILEKFGVELIGAKLPAIKKAEDRTLFKEAMQKIGLGIPKSGLAHNRQEAMDVVKEVGFPAIIRPSFTLGGTGGGIAYNMEEYERMAIAGIDASPTDEILVEESVIGWKEYELEVMRDTADNVVIICSIENLDPMGVHTGDSITVAPAQTLTDKEYQILRDASLKIIREIGVDTGGSNIQFGINPRDGRLVVIEMNPRVSRSSALASKATGFPIAKIAAKLAVGYRLDEIVNDITRETPACFEPTIDYVVTKIPRFTFEKFPAADATLTTQMKSVGEVMAIGRTFKESFQKALRSLEIGSCGLESRLFDLTNETRRALTAKEQQLLSEKLRTPNWERLWYLGDALRSGMSVDEIFEKTAIDPWFLHNIRQIIEKEEALKVANPADAGFRDLLREAKQYGFSDKFLGRLWGKNEEEIRQLRLSLGVKPVFKRVDTCAAEFVAYTPYLYSTYEEECEAEVTDRKKIMILGGGPNRIGQGIEFDYCCVHGVFALAEDGFETIMVNCNPETVSTDYDTSDRLYFEPLTYEDVLSIVDIEKPVGVIVQFGGQTPLKLAVPLEKAGVPIIGTSPDAIDRAEDRERFQEMLHKLSLRQPENGIARSFEEAEKVAERIGYPVVVRPSYVLGGRAMEIVYDTENLQRYMTTAVQASPEHPILIDKFLDEAIEIDVDALCDGTDVVIGGIMEHIEEAGIHSGDSACSLPPYSISQEIIDEIKRQTRLMALELDVRGLMNVQYAVKDGDIYILEVNPRASRTAPFVSKATGRPLAKIAARIMSGKTLKEQGISGDIVPKHVAVKESVFPFVKFPGVDTLLGPEMKSTGEVMGIDADFATAFAKSQLGAGVKLPTSGDVFISVRDADKKHVVSAAQKLYDAGFNLVATRGTASFLQEKGIKVSVVNKVLEGRPHIVDSIKNGNIAMVINTTQGAQAVADSFSIRRNALMHGVAYFTTVAGARAAVDGIRAIIREDLGVKPLQDYLY; from the coding sequence ATGCCAAAAAGAACAGACATAAAGAAGATCCTCATTATCGGCGCCGGCCCTATCGTCATCGGCCAGGCGTGCGAGTTTGACTATTCCGGCACCCAGGCGTGCAAGGCTTTGAAAGAGGAGGGATTCGAGGTGGTGCTGTTGAACAGCAACCCGGCCACCATCATGACCGATCCTGACTTTGCCGACCGGACCTATGTGGAGCCGGTCACCCCGGAGATCCTGGCCAAGATCATCGAAAAAGAGCGCCCGGATGCAATCCTTCCGACCCTGGGCGGCCAGACAGCGCTCAATACTGCAGTTGCCGTTGCCGAGATGGGCATTCTTGAAAAATTCGGAGTAGAACTGATCGGAGCCAAGCTTCCGGCCATAAAAAAGGCAGAGGACCGGACCCTGTTCAAGGAGGCGATGCAGAAGATCGGCCTTGGGATACCGAAATCAGGCCTGGCCCACAACCGCCAGGAGGCAATGGATGTTGTCAAGGAGGTCGGCTTCCCGGCAATTATCCGCCCGTCGTTCACCCTCGGTGGTACCGGTGGCGGCATTGCCTACAACATGGAAGAGTATGAGCGGATGGCAATTGCCGGCATCGATGCCTCGCCAACCGACGAGATCCTGGTGGAAGAGTCGGTCATCGGCTGGAAGGAGTATGAGCTTGAGGTGATGCGCGACACCGCTGACAACGTAGTCATCATCTGCTCCATCGAGAACCTCGACCCGATGGGGGTCCATACCGGCGATTCGATTACCGTTGCCCCTGCCCAGACCCTGACTGACAAGGAATATCAGATTCTGCGTGATGCGTCGCTCAAGATCATCCGCGAAATCGGCGTTGATACCGGCGGGTCCAATATCCAGTTCGGCATCAACCCGCGCGATGGCCGGCTGGTGGTTATCGAGATGAACCCGAGGGTTTCACGGTCATCGGCGCTGGCTTCAAAGGCAACCGGATTTCCGATTGCCAAGATCGCGGCCAAACTGGCGGTCGGCTACCGGCTTGACGAAATCGTCAACGACATTACCCGCGAGACCCCGGCCTGTTTTGAGCCGACCATCGATTATGTGGTTACCAAGATCCCGCGATTCACCTTCGAGAAGTTTCCGGCTGCCGATGCCACCCTGACCACGCAAATGAAATCAGTAGGGGAGGTCATGGCCATCGGTCGGACTTTCAAGGAGTCGTTCCAGAAGGCGCTGCGCTCTCTTGAAATTGGCTCCTGCGGCCTTGAGTCACGGCTGTTCGACTTAACAAACGAAACGCGCCGGGCACTGACCGCCAAGGAACAGCAACTGCTGTCTGAGAAACTCCGCACTCCCAACTGGGAGCGGCTCTGGTATCTGGGCGATGCCTTGAGAAGCGGCATGAGCGTGGATGAGATCTTTGAGAAGACCGCCATCGACCCTTGGTTTCTCCATAATATCCGCCAGATAATCGAAAAGGAAGAGGCGTTGAAAGTGGCTAACCCCGCTGATGCCGGATTTCGAGATCTCCTGCGCGAGGCCAAACAGTACGGTTTTAGCGACAAGTTTCTGGGTCGGCTCTGGGGAAAGAATGAAGAAGAGATCAGGCAGCTCCGGCTTTCTCTTGGGGTCAAGCCGGTGTTTAAACGGGTGGATACCTGTGCCGCCGAATTTGTTGCCTATACTCCTTACCTCTACTCAACCTATGAGGAGGAGTGCGAGGCCGAAGTAACGGACCGGAAGAAGATCATGATTCTCGGCGGCGGACCAAACCGGATCGGCCAGGGGATTGAATTCGACTACTGCTGCGTCCACGGGGTTTTTGCCCTGGCTGAGGACGGTTTTGAGACCATTATGGTCAACTGCAATCCGGAGACGGTTTCCACCGACTATGACACCTCTGATCGTCTCTACTTCGAGCCGTTGACCTACGAGGATGTGCTCTCTATTGTCGATATCGAGAAACCGGTAGGGGTTATTGTCCAGTTCGGCGGTCAGACCCCACTGAAGCTTGCAGTGCCATTAGAGAAGGCCGGCGTGCCGATAATCGGCACCTCGCCGGATGCCATCGATCGGGCCGAGGACCGGGAACGCTTCCAGGAGATGCTGCACAAGCTGTCCCTGCGACAGCCGGAAAACGGCATTGCCCGTTCCTTTGAAGAGGCGGAAAAGGTTGCGGAACGGATCGGCTACCCGGTGGTGGTACGACCATCGTATGTGCTTGGTGGACGGGCCATGGAGATCGTCTATGACACCGAGAACTTGCAGCGATACATGACTACCGCGGTCCAGGCGTCCCCGGAACACCCGATCCTCATCGATAAATTCCTCGATGAAGCGATTGAGATTGATGTCGATGCCCTCTGTGACGGCACTGATGTTGTCATCGGTGGCATCATGGAACATATCGAGGAAGCGGGTATTCACTCCGGTGACTCTGCCTGCTCTTTGCCTCCTTATTCCATTTCCCAGGAGATCATTGACGAGATCAAGCGCCAGACCAGGCTGATGGCCCTTGAGCTGGATGTAAGAGGGTTGATGAATGTCCAGTATGCCGTGAAGGATGGCGACATCTACATCCTTGAGGTTAATCCGCGGGCATCGAGAACGGCGCCATTCGTGTCAAAAGCCACTGGCAGACCGCTCGCCAAGATCGCTGCCCGGATCATGTCCGGTAAGACCCTCAAGGAGCAGGGGATATCCGGCGATATCGTGCCAAAGCATGTCGCGGTCAAGGAGTCGGTATTCCCGTTCGTCAAATTCCCAGGCGTTGACACCTTGCTCGGTCCGGAGATGAAGTCTACCGGTGAAGTTATGGGAATCGACGCTGATTTTGCCACTGCCTTTGCCAAGTCACAGCTCGGCGCTGGCGTGAAACTTCCTACTTCTGGTGACGTTTTCATTAGTGTCAGGGATGCGGACAAGAAACATGTTGTCTCGGCAGCTCAAAAATTGTATGATGCCGGCTTCAACCTTGTGGCTACCAGAGGCACGGCATCTTTTCTCCAGGAAAAAGGGATCAAGGTCAGTGTGGTAAACAAGGTGCTTGAAGGGCGACCCCATATTGTTGACTCGATCAAAAACGGCAATATCGCAATGGTCATCAACACCACTCAGGGGGCACAAGCTGTTGCCGATTCGTTCTCGATAAGGAGAAACGCTCTGATGCACGGTGTTGCTTATTTTACAACCGTTGCCGGTGCCAGAGCAGCAGTTGATGGGATTCGAGCAATAATCCGCGAAGACCTGGGAGTAAAGCCCCTTCAGGATTATCTTTACTGA
- a CDS encoding Ig-like domain-containing protein: MGLLFRRHIGQILLDGSFLSHRELDRALEEQKKTKELLGQVLVRMGVLDARDVAPPLLLQEHLSQLDDAVRVAAGERKLLGALLVQSGKITAEQLDLAIAEQKKSGEKLGKILVRLGLLTERQLTALLDFQQNQTGKTDGPLRIGELLVATGYISREQLEKALAKQTISRKKLGEVLVEEGYVRPAQIKHGIRLQKMLVRSVLAAILSMSMSSISSASSVLVKWAPNTESDLAGYKVYYAAGSGTFDGVTPIDVQNQTSATISGLDPTKSYSFAVKAYNKQGLESGFSDVVALAELSPPTVDITSPLDANKVSGIVSINVSATDNVGVTKVEFYVNGALKVVETNLPYLYSWDTTSLPEGSYTLTAKAYDAAGNVSQSNRTVTVVNDIIPPTVALTAPADNTVVSGPLTINANASDNVGVSMVEIYANGVLLSAGNIAPFSYTWDTKSVANGTYILTARALDNNGNANNSSTVTVTVNNVVLDITAPVVSTFTMPSTSSSLTVPVSGLTASDASGVTG, translated from the coding sequence ATGGGTCTTCTTTTCAGACGGCACATTGGTCAGATTCTGTTGGACGGTAGCTTCCTTTCACATCGTGAGCTCGATCGGGCATTGGAGGAACAGAAAAAGACAAAAGAGCTTTTGGGCCAGGTGCTGGTTCGCATGGGGGTTCTTGATGCGAGAGATGTTGCACCGCCGCTGCTATTACAGGAGCATCTCAGCCAACTGGACGACGCTGTCAGGGTAGCGGCTGGTGAGCGAAAACTCCTGGGCGCACTGCTCGTGCAATCAGGGAAGATAACTGCTGAACAGCTTGATCTGGCCATTGCCGAGCAGAAGAAATCCGGTGAAAAGCTCGGTAAAATTTTAGTACGCCTCGGTCTACTTACCGAGCGACAACTCACGGCACTGCTCGACTTTCAGCAGAATCAGACCGGAAAAACGGATGGCCCGCTAAGGATCGGTGAACTGCTTGTCGCCACCGGGTATATCTCCCGGGAACAGTTGGAAAAAGCCCTCGCCAAACAGACCATCTCCCGTAAAAAACTTGGTGAAGTACTTGTTGAAGAGGGCTATGTTCGCCCGGCTCAGATCAAGCATGGCATCCGGCTACAAAAAATGCTGGTCAGGTCGGTCTTGGCTGCCATCCTCTCCATGAGCATGAGCTCCATCAGTTCTGCATCCAGCGTTCTGGTCAAATGGGCTCCGAATACCGAGTCAGACCTGGCTGGATATAAGGTTTACTATGCGGCAGGCTCCGGCACCTTTGACGGCGTAACCCCTATCGATGTGCAGAACCAGACCTCCGCAACCATTAGCGGACTTGACCCTACAAAATCATACAGTTTTGCTGTAAAAGCTTATAATAAACAAGGTCTGGAAAGTGGATTCTCCGACGTCGTCGCTCTTGCAGAACTTTCCCCGCCGACAGTAGATATAACCTCACCGCTCGATGCCAACAAAGTGAGCGGAATCGTTTCAATCAATGTCAGTGCCACTGACAACGTTGGCGTGACCAAAGTGGAGTTTTATGTAAACGGTGCATTAAAAGTGGTCGAGACTAATTTACCCTATCTCTATTCATGGGATACCACATCCCTGCCAGAAGGTAGCTATACCCTTACGGCTAAGGCCTATGACGCTGCCGGTAATGTCAGCCAGTCGAATAGAACCGTAACAGTTGTGAACGATATAATTCCGCCGACAGTTGCGTTGACAGCCCCGGCTGATAATACTGTTGTCAGTGGCCCTCTGACCATCAACGCCAATGCTAGTGACAATGTCGGCGTGAGCATGGTTGAGATTTACGCCAATGGCGTCCTTCTATCTGCTGGCAATATCGCCCCGTTTAGCTACACATGGGATACTAAGTCAGTGGCAAATGGTACCTATATCCTTACCGCCAGGGCATTGGATAATAATGGCAATGCTAACAATTCATCAACAGTAACGGTTACAGTAAATAATGTAGTCCTGGACATTACAGCACCGGTAGTAAGCACCTTCACCATGCCGTCAACCTCAAGCTCGCTGACCGTGCCGGTTTCCGGTCTGACTGCTAGTGATGCCAGCGGCGTCACCGGC
- a CDS encoding DUF1858 domain-containing protein encodes MSERFNKDMTFSQALQIDPQGVAAVLKNYHLGCIGCMGAQNESLEQGAQAHGIDVNAILKDLNAIPA; translated from the coding sequence ATGAGTGAGCGCTTCAACAAAGATATGACTTTTAGCCAGGCATTGCAGATCGACCCTCAAGGGGTTGCTGCGGTGCTGAAAAACTACCACCTCGGCTGCATCGGTTGCATGGGTGCCCAGAACGAATCACTGGAGCAGGGGGCCCAGGCCCACGGTATTGATGTCAACGCTATCCTGAAAGACTTAAACGCAATTCCAGCATAA
- the ettA gene encoding energy-dependent translational throttle protein EttA: MSVDDKKIIYSMMRVSKHYDKKPVIKDISLSYFYGAKIGVLGLNGSGKSSLLRIMAGVDKDFNGQAVLSPGYTVGYLEQEPQLDEAKTVRQIVEEGVAETVSLINEFNEITAAFSDPDADMEKLCDRQAAVQEKLDHLDAWDLDSRLEMAMDALRCPDGDTQVKVLSGGEKRRVALCRLLLQKPDILLLDEPTNHLDAETVAWLEHHLQKYEGTVIAVTHDRYFLDNVAGWILELDRGEGIPWKGNYSSWLEQKQNRLANEEKQESDRQKTLQRELEWIRMSPKGRHAKSQARITAYEQLVNETTERQAKELEIYIPPGPRLGDVVIDADGVAKAYGDRLLFEGMNFKLPRGGIVGVIGPNGAGKTTLFRMISGQETPDSGSIRVGDTVQLAYVDQSRDSLNPERLLWEEIADGQETIQLGRQTVNARAYVARFNFTGGDQQKKVGMLSGGERNRVHLAKMLKSGANVILLDEPTNDLDVNTMRALEEALETFGGCAVVISHDRWFLDRIATHILAFEGESKVVWFEGNYSEYEEDRRKRLGAAADIPHRIRYRQLTR, encoded by the coding sequence ATGAGTGTTGACGACAAGAAGATAATCTACAGCATGATGCGGGTATCGAAGCATTATGACAAAAAACCGGTCATAAAAGACATTTCTCTGTCGTACTTTTATGGGGCAAAGATTGGTGTCCTCGGCCTGAATGGCTCCGGGAAATCCTCGCTGCTGAGGATCATGGCCGGGGTGGACAAGGATTTCAACGGCCAGGCAGTTCTGTCGCCGGGCTATACCGTAGGTTATCTGGAGCAGGAACCGCAGCTGGACGAGGCAAAAACCGTCAGGCAGATTGTGGAAGAGGGGGTTGCCGAGACCGTTAGCTTGATTAACGAGTTTAATGAGATCACGGCAGCCTTCAGTGACCCAGATGCGGACATGGAAAAGCTTTGCGACCGTCAGGCTGCTGTTCAGGAGAAGCTCGACCACCTCGACGCCTGGGACCTTGACTCACGCCTGGAGATGGCCATGGATGCCCTGCGCTGCCCTGATGGGGACACCCAGGTAAAAGTCCTCTCTGGAGGCGAGAAGCGACGGGTTGCCCTTTGCCGGCTGTTGCTGCAAAAACCGGACATCCTGCTTCTGGACGAACCGACCAACCATCTCGATGCCGAGACCGTTGCCTGGCTGGAGCACCATCTGCAAAAATACGAAGGAACAGTTATCGCTGTTACCCACGACCGCTATTTCCTGGACAATGTTGCCGGGTGGATACTGGAGCTTGACCGGGGAGAGGGGATCCCCTGGAAAGGAAACTACTCGTCATGGCTGGAGCAGAAGCAGAACCGGCTGGCTAATGAGGAGAAGCAGGAGTCGGACCGTCAGAAGACCCTGCAGCGTGAGCTGGAGTGGATCAGAATGTCCCCCAAGGGGCGGCATGCAAAGTCCCAGGCGCGTATTACAGCTTATGAGCAGTTGGTGAACGAAACTACGGAGCGCCAGGCCAAGGAACTGGAGATTTATATCCCGCCTGGGCCGCGTCTCGGTGATGTCGTCATTGATGCTGACGGTGTTGCCAAGGCTTACGGCGATCGGTTGTTGTTCGAAGGTATGAACTTCAAGTTGCCGCGCGGCGGCATTGTCGGGGTGATCGGCCCCAATGGGGCAGGCAAGACCACCCTGTTCAGAATGATAAGTGGTCAGGAAACCCCAGACAGTGGTTCAATAAGGGTAGGAGATACGGTGCAACTTGCCTATGTTGACCAGAGTCGAGATTCACTGAACCCTGAGCGTCTGCTCTGGGAAGAGATTGCCGACGGCCAGGAAACGATACAGCTCGGCAGGCAGACGGTTAACGCCCGCGCCTATGTGGCCCGCTTTAACTTCACTGGCGGTGATCAGCAGAAAAAGGTCGGCATGCTCTCAGGCGGTGAGCGCAACCGCGTACATCTGGCAAAGATGCTCAAAAGCGGCGCCAACGTCATTCTTCTGGACGAACCGACCAACGATTTGGACGTCAACACCATGCGGGCGCTTGAGGAAGCACTGGAAACCTTTGGCGGCTGTGCTGTGGTTATCTCGCACGACCGTTGGTTCCTCGACCGTATTGCTACCCATATCCTTGCTTTTGAAGGCGAAAGTAAGGTGGTCTGGTTTGAGGGGAATTACTCTGAGTATGAAGAAGACCGCAGGAAGCGGCTCGGAGCCGCCGCCGACATCCCGCATCGAATCAGATATCGTCAGCTTACCAGGTAG
- the greA gene encoding transcription elongation factor GreA codes for MSHSVPMTKESFEALQEDLKRLIREERPKVIQDIAEARGHGDLSENAEYDAAKNRQSFIEGRIIELGDKLARAYVVDLSNLKPDKVVFGATVTLYDTATEEEVTYKIVGEDEADIKLGKISCTSPVGKALIGHKLDDSVKAKVPSGVKEYEIIEIRYE; via the coding sequence ATGTCTCATTCTGTACCGATGACCAAGGAGAGTTTCGAAGCGCTCCAGGAAGATTTGAAACGGCTTATCCGTGAAGAGCGGCCTAAGGTAATCCAGGATATTGCTGAGGCCAGGGGTCATGGAGACCTTTCCGAAAATGCGGAATACGATGCGGCCAAAAACCGCCAGAGCTTTATTGAAGGTCGGATCATTGAACTTGGCGACAAGCTTGCCAGGGCTTATGTGGTTGATCTCTCCAATCTCAAGCCTGACAAGGTTGTTTTTGGCGCTACCGTGACCCTGTACGATACCGCTACCGAGGAAGAGGTTACCTACAAGATTGTCGGAGAAGATGAAGCCGATATTAAACTGGGTAAGATTTCCTGCACCTCCCCGGTTGGCAAAGCGCTGATTGGTCATAAACTCGATGATTCGGTAAAAGCCAAGGTCCCTTCCGGTGTGAAGGAGTACGAAATAATAGAAATCAGGTATGAATAA